A DNA window from Verrucomicrobiia bacterium contains the following coding sequences:
- a CDS encoding ATP-dependent Clp protease adaptor ClpS: MAEIAAPEVLPGIELEEKTRGQKALEPGYLVVCWNDPINTMDFVTHVFQTVFKWKKTKAEFHMLQVHNQGKSVLAREALEKAEHYVHQLQKYSLHATLERE, encoded by the coding sequence ATGGCTGAGATAGCTGCACCTGAAGTTTTGCCGGGCATTGAACTGGAGGAAAAAACGCGCGGGCAAAAGGCGCTCGAGCCGGGCTATCTTGTCGTGTGCTGGAACGATCCCATCAATACGATGGATTTCGTCACGCACGTTTTCCAAACCGTTTTCAAATGGAAAAAAACCAAGGCGGAATTTCACATGTTGCAGGTTCACAACCAGGGCAAGAGCGTCCTGGCGCGCGAAGCCCTCGAAAAGGCGGAACATTACGTGCATCAGCTTCAGAAGTACAGCCTGCACGCAACCCTGGAGCGTGAATAG
- a CDS encoding methyltransferase domain-containing protein, translated as MQLLAKLNSTTLFLQELVNAPRQVGAILPSSKKLAVAMARWLPPHGDSYALELGPGTGVVSHALLERGLREDRLIAIEKSPKMADHLRSSFPRATIITGDAFELDELLAKHAPGKKIGVVFSSLPLLNFEAHIADMLARKIRALLPDQGKLVQYSYHLGNQQPKAAAHFQNVASDLIWLNLPPARVSVYQK; from the coding sequence ATGCAGTTGCTCGCGAAATTGAACTCCACGACTCTTTTCCTTCAGGAACTCGTTAACGCACCGCGGCAGGTCGGCGCGATTCTTCCGAGTTCAAAAAAACTCGCGGTGGCCATGGCCCGCTGGCTGCCGCCCCACGGCGACAGTTATGCCCTCGAACTCGGGCCCGGCACGGGTGTCGTCAGCCACGCGCTGCTGGAACGCGGCTTGCGCGAAGACCGCCTCATCGCGATCGAAAAATCCCCGAAGATGGCCGACCATTTGCGTTCCAGTTTTCCTCGCGCGACGATCATCACCGGCGACGCTTTTGAACTCGACGAACTGCTCGCCAAACACGCTCCCGGAAAAAAGATCGGCGTCGTTTTTTCGAGCCTGCCGCTGCTGAATTTTGAGGCGCACATCGCGGACATGCTCGCCCGGAAGATTCGCGCCCTGCTGCCCGACCAGGGCAAGCTCGTGCAATACAGTTATCATCTCGGCAACCAGCAACCCAAGGCCGCGGCGCATTTTCAGAACGTGGCGTCGGACTTGATCTGGCTGAATTTGCCGCCCGCGCGCGTGAGTGTGTACCAGAAGTGA
- a CDS encoding carboxy terminal-processing peptidase: MIRLLSFLCAGLLLPLQFVRADVPTNSFRLEPGPNDGRIAPTAAEMLEQFHYLHLVFDKDVSSKCFDLYINTFDPQHLHFLQSDTNDFETYRFRLGELTKVEHDTRPAYVIFNRYMERLEERSAYAKELLKTEDFEFTAKEQFNLNRKTAPFPKDINEAHQIWRDRLRYEYLEEKLNRETPEAMAGWMASRHSLVGLALAGHDLHRDIVSVIDKRYNRVLRNFHEWESDKVLETYLTALARVYDPHSDYEDKETLEGFSIQMSLSLFGIGAVLGTDDDGYCQIMSLQPGAPAEKSGKIKPNDRIVAVAQGTNEPVDTIQMPLTKVVDMIRGPKGTVVRLTIIPAGADTSTHRIVSITRDEIKLEDQQAKAKLIEMPGDDGKVRRLGVIDLPSFYASFNLMGSRSRRDVKSATVDVDRLLEKLKSENVDGVILDLRHNGGGSLPEAIDITGLFIKEGPVVQVASSDGSVTVDEDRDPRVQYDGPLVVLTSRFSASASEIVAGALQDYGRAVIVGGASTHGKGTVQSISHLAPFLFMHGDFIASNPIDLGALKYTTNKFYRVTGSSTQLKGVVPDIILPSTYDYMETEESSEEYALKWDEIKPTEFDKLNRVQPYLPQLEKRSTARVAKSKDFAYVTEDIGLVKKAMADKSVSLNEKQRLKESGENEERKRVRDAELKSRKPSTEKIYDLTLKPDEVLMVEEKKPDETSALSTNRVGFDTNSVATVSNNVTSFIGRTNVAAPLAVSATNNLSLTNDVAVKPPVPDVPTPEEKAPMDEAEHILNDYISLIRASQPLTAQQPTS; this comes from the coding sequence GTGATACGCCTATTATCGTTTCTTTGCGCCGGACTTCTCCTGCCCCTTCAATTTGTCCGGGCGGATGTCCCCACCAATTCCTTTCGTCTCGAACCCGGCCCGAATGACGGGCGCATTGCGCCCACGGCGGCGGAAATGCTTGAGCAATTCCATTATTTGCATCTCGTTTTCGACAAGGATGTTTCGAGCAAATGCTTCGACCTTTACATCAATACCTTCGACCCCCAGCACCTGCATTTTCTTCAATCCGACACGAATGATTTCGAGACTTACCGTTTTCGGCTGGGTGAATTGACCAAGGTGGAGCACGACACGCGCCCGGCGTATGTCATCTTCAATCGTTACATGGAACGGCTTGAGGAACGCTCGGCTTATGCGAAGGAGTTGCTCAAAACGGAGGACTTCGAGTTCACGGCCAAGGAACAATTTAATCTCAATCGCAAGACGGCGCCGTTTCCCAAGGACATCAATGAGGCGCATCAAATCTGGCGCGACCGATTGCGCTACGAATATCTTGAGGAAAAGTTGAATCGTGAAACTCCCGAGGCGATGGCCGGATGGATGGCGAGCCGCCATTCGTTGGTGGGTCTGGCGCTCGCGGGGCACGATCTTCATCGCGACATCGTCTCGGTCATTGACAAGCGTTATAATCGCGTCCTGCGCAATTTCCACGAATGGGAAAGCGATAAGGTGCTCGAGACTTATTTGACCGCCCTTGCGCGCGTGTACGATCCGCATTCCGATTACGAGGACAAGGAAACGCTCGAAGGTTTTTCGATCCAGATGAGCCTTTCGCTTTTTGGCATCGGCGCCGTATTGGGCACGGACGACGATGGCTATTGCCAGATCATGAGCCTTCAACCGGGCGCGCCGGCTGAAAAGAGCGGAAAGATCAAACCCAACGACCGCATCGTGGCGGTCGCGCAGGGGACGAATGAACCGGTGGACACCATTCAAATGCCTTTGACCAAAGTGGTGGATATGATTCGAGGGCCGAAGGGAACCGTGGTTCGTCTTACAATCATTCCCGCGGGCGCCGATACTTCAACGCACCGGATAGTCAGCATCACTCGCGATGAAATCAAACTGGAAGATCAGCAAGCCAAGGCCAAGCTCATCGAAATGCCGGGCGACGATGGCAAGGTTCGGCGCCTGGGGGTCATTGACCTGCCATCGTTCTACGCGAGCTTCAATCTTATGGGTTCGCGAAGCCGCCGCGACGTCAAGAGCGCCACGGTGGATGTGGACCGGTTGCTTGAAAAATTGAAATCAGAAAATGTGGACGGCGTGATTTTGGATCTGCGGCATAACGGCGGCGGTTCGTTGCCGGAGGCGATTGACATCACCGGCCTTTTCATCAAGGAAGGTCCGGTGGTTCAAGTGGCCAGTTCCGACGGCAGTGTGACGGTAGATGAAGACCGCGATCCGCGCGTGCAATATGACGGGCCGCTGGTGGTCTTGACGAGCCGGTTCAGCGCTTCGGCCTCGGAAATCGTGGCGGGCGCATTGCAGGATTATGGCCGCGCGGTGATTGTCGGCGGCGCTTCGACGCACGGCAAGGGCACGGTCCAAAGCATTTCTCATCTCGCGCCCTTTTTGTTCATGCACGGCGATTTTATCGCCTCGAACCCGATTGACCTTGGCGCGCTAAAATACACGACGAATAAATTTTATCGCGTTACCGGCTCTTCCACACAGTTGAAAGGTGTGGTTCCCGACATCATCCTGCCTTCGACTTATGATTACATGGAAACTGAGGAAAGCTCCGAGGAATACGCGTTGAAATGGGATGAAATCAAACCAACCGAATTCGATAAACTGAATCGCGTCCAGCCCTATCTTCCTCAACTCGAAAAACGCTCGACGGCGCGCGTCGCCAAGTCGAAAGATTTTGCCTACGTGACCGAAGACATCGGCCTCGTCAAAAAAGCGATGGCGGACAAGAGTGTTTCGCTCAACGAAAAACAGCGCCTTAAGGAAAGCGGTGAAAACGAGGAGCGCAAACGGGTTCGTGATGCCGAATTGAAGAGCCGCAAGCCTTCGACGGAAAAAATTTACGACCTCACGCTCAAACCCGATGAAGTCTTGATGGTTGAAGAAAAGAAGCCGGATGAAACGTCGGCTCTTTCGACGAATAGAGTTGGATTTGATACGAACTCAGTCGCGACGGTGAGCAATAATGTGACTTCGTTCATCGGCAGGACCAACGTCGCCGCTCCGCTGGCAGTTTCGGCGACGAATAACCTTTCACTCACCAACGATGTCGCCGTCAAGCCGCCGGTGCCGGACGTGCCGACGCCTGAAGAAAAAGCGCCGATGGATGAAGCGGAGCACATTCTCAACGACTACATTTCGTTGATTCGCGCCAGCCAGCCGTTGACCGCGCAACAGCCCACGTCTTGA
- a CDS encoding DUF2851 family protein, with protein sequence MPLGFDNFYSLRRARALPGAALQDSAGAVPPEFLLQAIWQQQRLKRDQLFTLDGQTVRVLHPGFKNHEAGPDFREAIVQIGTGVAQRGDIEIDLRANGWHAHGHDRNPAFKNVVLHVIWEGDRAVAEHLPAMVLSGRLDAPLGELSSWLGRDSLGSLPENMRGKCCAPLMQLSRESLINLLHEAAQVRWRGKAQQLEARAKQAGWEQALWEGIFRALGYKQNIWPMQRLAELRTSWVAPKDALACQARLFGISGLLPKEMARERASANDYLRGIWDRWWREREHFSETILPRELWRFNSLRPANHPQRRLALAAHWLAAGDLPAKLESWFTSDIAEDELADSLLKILQVEPDDFWSWHWTFSSARLARPQPMLGSARVTDLAVNVVLPWFWMRAVEGKNEKLRREAEQRYLAWPAAEDNSALRLARDRLLGGAKPGILNGAAAQQGLLQILRDFCDHSNALCEDCEFPNLVKDFAVTRGK encoded by the coding sequence ATGCCGCTAGGTTTTGACAATTTTTATTCTCTTCGCCGCGCGCGAGCCTTGCCCGGCGCCGCGCTTCAAGATAGCGCCGGCGCGGTGCCGCCCGAATTTTTATTGCAGGCGATCTGGCAGCAGCAGCGGCTCAAGCGCGACCAGCTATTTACCTTGGACGGACAAACCGTGCGCGTCCTTCATCCCGGTTTTAAAAATCACGAGGCCGGGCCGGATTTTCGCGAGGCGATTGTCCAGATCGGAACCGGCGTGGCCCAACGCGGCGACATCGAAATTGATTTGCGCGCCAACGGCTGGCACGCGCACGGCCACGACCGCAACCCGGCATTCAAGAACGTCGTGCTCCACGTCATTTGGGAAGGCGATCGCGCCGTGGCGGAACATCTGCCCGCAATGGTGTTGAGCGGACGGCTCGATGCGCCGCTGGGCGAACTCAGTTCGTGGCTCGGACGCGATTCGCTGGGTTCGCTGCCCGAAAACATGCGCGGAAAATGTTGCGCGCCGCTGATGCAACTCTCGCGCGAAAGTTTGATCAATCTACTGCACGAGGCCGCGCAAGTTCGCTGGCGCGGCAAGGCGCAGCAACTCGAAGCGCGCGCCAAACAAGCGGGCTGGGAACAGGCATTATGGGAAGGAATATTTCGGGCCTTGGGCTACAAACAAAATATTTGGCCGATGCAACGGCTGGCGGAATTGCGAACATCTTGGGTCGCGCCCAAGGACGCGCTGGCATGCCAGGCGCGATTATTCGGCATCAGCGGATTGTTGCCCAAAGAAATGGCGCGCGAACGCGCATCGGCGAATGATTATCTGCGCGGTATCTGGGACCGCTGGTGGCGCGAGCGCGAACATTTTTCAGAAACTATTTTGCCGCGCGAATTGTGGCGATTCAACAGCCTGCGCCCCGCGAACCATCCCCAGCGGCGTCTCGCGCTCGCGGCGCATTGGCTGGCCGCGGGAGATTTGCCGGCGAAATTAGAGTCGTGGTTCACGAGCGACATTGCCGAAGACGAACTGGCAGATTCCTTGTTGAAAATCCTGCAAGTCGAGCCGGATGATTTTTGGTCGTGGCACTGGACATTTTCCTCCGCGCGGCTCGCGCGCCCCCAACCCATGCTCGGTTCCGCGCGGGTGACCGACCTCGCGGTCAACGTCGTCCTGCCGTGGTTTTGGATGCGCGCCGTGGAAGGCAAAAATGAAAAACTGCGCCGCGAAGCCGAACAGCGCTACCTCGCGTGGCCCGCTGCCGAAGACAACAGCGCCCTGCGCCTCGCGCGCGACAGATTATTAGGCGGCGCGAAGCCCGGCATATTGAATGGCGCGGCCGCGCAACAAGGCTTGCTCCAAATCCTCCGGGATTTCTGCGATCACTCGAACGCCTTGTGCGAAGACTGTGAGTTTCCAAATTTGGTGAAAGATTTTGCCGTGACGCGAGGTAAATAA
- a CDS encoding FKBP-type peptidyl-prolyl cis-trans isomerase: MKRHIISFLTLALIAAPAVAQNGKPASPGPIPPTAMTMPPATDFSKIFKDDKEKVGYAVGMYAAAIKDRLTAQGIEFDTNMMIKGFTDLVTTSNTMITQEQKMEVLRDLDRQMRAKMEEKRKMQAEENRIKGEKNKAEGTAFLEKNKTLPGVVTLPDGLQYKVLKEGTGEIPKGSDEVSVNYRGSLIDGTEFDSSYKRNQPFNTKVEGGIIKGWTEALELMKTGSKWEIYVPSELAYGPSGRPPTILPNAVLVFEIELLSTTPQPASAAIHPTAPSAPLTSDIIKVPSAEEIKKGAKIETIKAEDLDKERAKTNQSN, from the coding sequence ATGAAACGACATATCATCTCTTTTTTGACTTTGGCTTTGATTGCCGCTCCGGCGGTTGCCCAGAATGGAAAACCCGCGTCTCCCGGTCCCATTCCCCCCACCGCCATGACCATGCCTCCGGCCACCGACTTCTCGAAGATTTTTAAAGATGATAAGGAAAAGGTGGGTTACGCCGTCGGCATGTATGCCGCCGCGATCAAGGACCGCCTCACCGCCCAAGGCATCGAGTTCGACACGAACATGATGATCAAAGGCTTCACTGACCTCGTGACCACCAGCAACACCATGATCACGCAGGAACAGAAGATGGAAGTATTGCGAGACCTGGACCGCCAGATGCGCGCCAAGATGGAAGAGAAGCGCAAAATGCAGGCCGAAGAAAATCGCATCAAGGGCGAAAAGAATAAAGCGGAAGGAACCGCATTTTTGGAAAAGAACAAAACCCTGCCCGGCGTCGTGACTTTGCCGGACGGCTTGCAATATAAAGTGCTCAAGGAAGGCACCGGCGAAATTCCCAAAGGCTCGGATGAAGTCTCGGTCAATTATCGCGGCTCCTTGATTGACGGCACCGAATTCGACAGTTCCTACAAGCGCAACCAGCCGTTCAATACGAAGGTCGAAGGCGGCATCATCAAGGGCTGGACAGAAGCCTTGGAACTCATGAAGACCGGATCGAAATGGGAAATCTATGTTCCCTCCGAACTCGCATACGGCCCCAGCGGACGCCCCCCGACCATCCTGCCGAATGCCGTGCTGGTTTTTGAAATCGAGTTGCTGTCCACCACGCCGCAACCGGCCAGCGCCGCAATCCATCCGACGGCTCCAAGCGCGCCGTTGACGAGCGACATCATCAAAGTTCCTTCCGCCGAAGAGATCAAGAAAGGCGCGAAGATCGAAACCATCAAGGCTGAAGACCTCGACAAGGAACGCGCGAAGACGAATCAATCGAATTGA
- a CDS encoding FAD-linked oxidase C-terminal domain-containing protein: protein MTGVRAHPNPAPHTSAPAPRALDHSAFAAADCDVAFDNLTRQLYATDASLYQIEPIAVAFPRNARQAASVIRAAATADISIIPRGAGTGLVGGAIGAGLVVDFSRHNRQITGLDLERRTVRVGAGVVLDQLNAFLKPHGFCFGPDVATSSRATLGGMIANNSSGSHVPFYGVTADHVLGLEIVLADGRIEFIQAQNESLADKRVVLEKYFDACAPAIREYFSTGLLKRHPGYGLDRFLREPKNLAHLFAGSEGTLAAIASAEVKMVPLPKSKGVGLIFFASVAEAMQATVELLDLKPAAIEHVDRVLFDQTRGQLQFQAARDLLDLDHRPCESILAIEFFDENVPERLAAVEKKHLGLRTRILKNTAEIGLVWGMRKAGLSLLTGCAGAAKPVTCIEDTAVRPEQLPAYVAGLQGLMKPLGLRGSFYGHAASGLLHVRPVLDLHSAQDLKKMRQLSDEVSALVRQFKGSLAGEHGVGIARTEYVPEHLGAELMQLTRAVKNTFDPKNNFNPGKIIPDGRYRIDTQLRLGGGYELALPFEPMLAFAAKDHSFVGNLEQCNGCGGCRKDAPTMCPTFVATGEEIMSTRGRANAIRAALELRGIIGDALHSAELDVALSNCLSCKACTSECPSNVNLALLKAELLHARHRRDGLPLRERMLSSVDLLGKLGCLAPGVANASLRWPWLRRVMEKFLGIAAQRPLPPYARERFDHWFAQHPIPRRTSRGRVVLWDDTFVRYHEPNIGHAAVAVLEAAGFEVILPRDRQCCGRPAFSQGNLDYAAKLGRHNLEILSRDKSNAPILFLEASCYSMFAEDYRELKLPGAEEIQKRCFLFEEFIENLLAREPDALKFNREPAEIAIHAHCHAKSLRDPAFMPRLLRRLPERKVTLLETGCCGMAGAFGALESKYDLSLKVAQPLVEKIRAQGNGAVVVASGTSCRHQIEHLAHVQPKHLAEILADALA from the coding sequence ATGACCGGCGTTCGCGCTCATCCCAATCCGGCTCCCCATACTTCCGCTCCCGCGCCTCGCGCTCTCGATCACTCTGCCTTCGCCGCGGCGGATTGTGACGTGGCCTTTGACAACCTGACCCGCCAGCTTTACGCGACGGACGCGTCGCTTTATCAAATCGAACCCATCGCCGTCGCGTTTCCTCGCAACGCCCGCCAGGCGGCTTCGGTCATTCGCGCTGCGGCAACAGCGGACATCTCCATCATCCCGCGCGGCGCGGGCACCGGGCTGGTCGGGGGCGCGATCGGCGCGGGCCTCGTCGTGGATTTCTCGCGGCACAACCGCCAGATCACCGGTTTGGATTTGGAACGCCGCACCGTCCGGGTCGGAGCCGGCGTCGTGCTCGACCAGCTCAACGCCTTCCTCAAGCCGCACGGATTTTGTTTCGGGCCCGATGTGGCCACGAGTTCGCGTGCGACGCTCGGCGGAATGATCGCGAATAATTCTTCCGGCTCGCACGTGCCGTTTTACGGTGTGACCGCCGATCATGTGCTCGGGCTTGAAATCGTGCTGGCCGATGGGCGCATCGAATTCATCCAGGCGCAAAACGAATCGCTCGCGGACAAGCGGGTCGTGCTGGAAAAATATTTTGACGCATGCGCCCCGGCCATCCGCGAGTATTTTTCCACCGGCTTGTTAAAGCGCCATCCCGGTTATGGCCTCGACCGGTTTTTGCGCGAGCCAAAAAATCTGGCGCACTTATTTGCCGGAAGCGAAGGCACGTTGGCCGCGATCGCTTCCGCAGAAGTAAAAATGGTTCCGCTGCCAAAAAGCAAAGGCGTGGGCTTGATTTTTTTCGCGTCAGTCGCGGAGGCGATGCAAGCGACCGTCGAGTTGCTCGATTTGAAACCGGCGGCCATCGAGCACGTGGACCGCGTGCTGTTTGACCAGACGCGCGGGCAACTACAATTCCAGGCCGCTCGCGATCTGCTCGACCTCGACCACCGGCCCTGCGAATCCATTCTCGCCATCGAATTCTTTGATGAGAACGTGCCGGAACGACTCGCGGCGGTGGAAAAAAAGCATCTCGGATTGCGCACCAGGATTTTGAAAAACACGGCCGAGATCGGTCTCGTCTGGGGCATGCGCAAAGCGGGACTCTCGCTGCTGACCGGTTGCGCGGGCGCGGCAAAACCCGTCACGTGCATTGAAGACACAGCCGTCCGGCCCGAGCAGTTGCCGGCCTACGTCGCGGGTCTTCAAGGCCTGATGAAACCGCTGGGATTGCGCGGCTCATTTTACGGCCACGCCGCTTCGGGGTTGCTGCACGTGCGACCCGTGCTCGATTTGCATTCGGCGCAAGACTTGAAAAAAATGCGCCAGCTCAGCGATGAAGTATCGGCGCTGGTCCGGCAATTCAAGGGCTCGCTCGCGGGCGAGCACGGAGTGGGCATCGCGCGCACGGAATATGTGCCGGAACATCTCGGCGCGGAATTGATGCAACTCACGCGCGCAGTCAAAAACACTTTTGATCCCAAAAATAATTTCAATCCCGGAAAAATTATTCCCGACGGACGCTACCGGATTGACACGCAACTGCGCCTGGGCGGTGGATACGAATTGGCATTGCCATTTGAGCCGATGCTGGCTTTTGCGGCCAAGGACCATTCGTTCGTCGGCAATCTCGAACAGTGCAACGGTTGTGGCGGCTGCCGCAAAGACGCGCCCACGATGTGCCCGACCTTCGTCGCGACGGGCGAGGAAATCATGTCCACGCGCGGACGCGCGAACGCCATCCGCGCCGCGCTGGAATTGCGTGGTATCATCGGAGACGCGTTGCACTCCGCAGAACTCGACGTGGCGTTGAGTAATTGCCTGTCGTGTAAAGCATGCACCAGCGAATGCCCCTCAAACGTGAATCTCGCGCTGCTCAAGGCGGAATTATTGCACGCGCGCCATCGGCGTGATGGCTTGCCGTTGCGCGAACGGATGCTCAGTTCGGTGGATCTGCTGGGAAAACTCGGATGCCTCGCACCCGGCGTGGCGAATGCCAGTTTGCGCTGGCCGTGGCTCCGGCGCGTGATGGAAAAATTCCTGGGCATCGCCGCCCAACGTCCGCTGCCGCCCTATGCGCGCGAACGATTCGACCATTGGTTCGCGCAACATCCAATTCCGCGCCGCACGTCGCGCGGCCGGGTCGTGTTATGGGACGATACCTTCGTGCGTTATCACGAGCCGAACATCGGCCACGCAGCGGTCGCCGTGCTGGAAGCCGCCGGCTTCGAAGTCATTCTCCCTCGCGACCGCCAATGCTGCGGACGGCCCGCCTTCAGCCAGGGCAACCTGGATTACGCCGCGAAGCTCGGACGGCATAATCTTGAAATCCTCTCGCGCGATAAAAGCAACGCACCGATTTTATTTTTGGAAGCATCGTGTTACTCGATGTTCGCCGAAGATTATCGCGAATTGAAATTGCCGGGCGCGGAAGAAATCCAGAAGCGCTGTTTTCTGTTCGAGGAATTCATCGAGAACCTTTTGGCGCGAGAGCCGGACGCATTGAAATTCAATCGCGAACCCGCCGAAATTGCCATCCACGCGCATTGCCATGCGAAGTCATTGCGTGACCCGGCATTCATGCCGCGTTTGTTGCGGCGATTGCCGGAACGAAAAGTGACGCTGCTCGAAACAGGCTGTTGCGGAATGGCCGGAGCGTTCGGCGCGCTGGAATCGAAATACGATTTATCGCTGAAAGTCGCGCAACCGCTCGTGGAAAAAATTCGCGCTCAAGGAAATGGCGCGGTCGTGGTGGCATCCGGAACGAGTTGCCGCCATCAGATCGAACATCTCGCGCATGTGCAGCCAAAGCATCTCGCGGAAATCCTCGCGGACGCGCTTGCCTAA
- a CDS encoding trypsin-like peptidase domain-containing protein — translation MFSSAAKNSRSQVFALFLPLFFAVTQSASAENTAPDIRRDATVEAVERVLPSVVNIATETMIQVRDPFEDMLRQFFDPYHRQQAPNSQLSLGSGVIIDEDGYILTNDHVVRRADKIWVKVYTNETPYEAKLIATNPKRDVALLKLQAKPGQHFAAVKFAPDDDLLLGETVIALGNPFGLGGSVSRGILSSKSRSAPRENDALDVPNWLQTDASINPGNSGGPLINLRGELIGLNVAILSQAQGIGFAIPIKLVSAALSEIFTPESSGKSLWFGARIKVGPAPFTITTVQSQSPADLAGLKVGDHILRVNGVAPKGFIDFNELIVNSEKPEIALGVESGGKTREVSVTLMPEKDFFNAGLIEQMLGVRLQAITPQIAQRFMLNSTNGFLISGIEEHSPAADQLRPGYLVTGIDGQAPENLIAAAKIIFAKKKGESVKLDVTVQERRGAFIYHVPGTIELPVR, via the coding sequence ATGTTTTCGTCGGCTGCCAAAAATTCGCGCTCGCAAGTTTTCGCTTTGTTTCTGCCGCTCTTTTTCGCCGTTACGCAATCTGCTTCGGCTGAGAACACCGCGCCTGATATTCGCCGGGATGCCACGGTGGAGGCGGTCGAGCGCGTGCTGCCGAGTGTCGTGAACATTGCGACAGAAACCATGATTCAGGTTCGCGATCCGTTCGAGGACATGCTGCGCCAATTTTTCGATCCCTATCATCGCCAGCAAGCGCCGAATTCGCAGCTCAGCCTGGGTTCCGGCGTGATCATTGATGAGGACGGATATATTCTGACCAATGACCACGTCGTGCGCCGCGCCGACAAAATCTGGGTGAAGGTTTATACCAACGAAACTCCCTACGAAGCCAAGCTCATCGCCACCAATCCGAAACGCGATGTCGCGCTGCTCAAGCTTCAGGCGAAGCCCGGCCAACATTTTGCCGCCGTGAAATTTGCGCCCGACGACGATCTGTTGCTTGGTGAAACGGTGATTGCGCTCGGCAATCCATTCGGCCTCGGCGGTTCGGTCAGCCGCGGGATTCTTAGTTCCAAGAGCCGCTCGGCTCCGCGCGAAAATGATGCGCTCGACGTTCCCAACTGGCTTCAAACCGATGCGAGCATCAACCCCGGCAACAGTGGCGGTCCACTGATCAATTTGCGCGGCGAACTCATCGGCCTCAACGTCGCGATTCTTTCGCAGGCGCAGGGCATTGGTTTCGCCATTCCCATCAAGCTCGTGAGCGCGGCGCTTTCGGAAATTTTCACGCCGGAATCTTCCGGCAAGTCGTTGTGGTTCGGCGCGCGCATTAAAGTCGGACCGGCGCCGTTCACCATCACGACGGTGCAATCGCAGAGTCCGGCTGATCTGGCCGGGCTTAAGGTGGGCGACCACATTCTTCGCGTAAACGGCGTTGCGCCCAAAGGGTTCATTGATTTCAATGAACTGATCGTGAACAGCGAAAAGCCGGAAATCGCGCTCGGGGTTGAGAGCGGCGGCAAGACGCGCGAGGTGAGCGTGACGCTCATGCCGGAGAAGGATTTTTTCAACGCGGGTTTGATTGAGCAAATGCTCGGGGTGCGTTTGCAGGCGATCACGCCGCAGATCGCGCAGCGTTTCATGCTGAATTCCACGAATGGGTTTTTGATTTCCGGGATTGAGGAGCATTCTCCCGCGGCGGACCAGCTTCGACCGGGTTATCTCGTCACCGGCATTGACGGGCAGGCGCCGGAAAATCTTATTGCCGCCGCGAAAATTATTTTTGCAAAAAAGAAGGGTGAGAGCGTCAAACTGGATGTGACGGTGCAGGAGCGGCGCGGCGCATTTATATATCATGTGCCGGGCACGATCGAGTTGCCGGTGCGCTGA
- a CDS encoding DNA-binding protein — MAQLIVRQIEDKVVRKLKQQAGAHGVSMEEEHRRILRQSLLKASRKGASFKDFLRSMPTGDDADFARGPQISRKIEL; from the coding sequence ATGGCTCAACTTATTGTCCGGCAAATCGAAGATAAAGTGGTCAGGAAATTGAAGCAACAGGCGGGCGCTCACGGCGTGTCCATGGAGGAGGAGCATCGCCGCATCCTGCGGCAATCGTTGTTGAAAGCTTCCCGCAAGGGGGCTTCGTTTAAAGATTTTCTGCGCAGCATGCCCACTGGCGATGATGCCGATTTCGCCCGCGGCCCGCAAATTTCGCGGAAGATTGAATTGTGA
- a CDS encoding type II toxin-antitoxin system VapC family toxin — protein sequence MSWLLDTNILSEIRKGNCCDSGVQQWFAAADEEELFVSVLVLGEIRKGIEQIRLRDSAQARLLEKWLATLKTKFAERILPIDQETAEQWGGLGLRQPVPVLDSLLAATALVHDLTIVSRDESGFRNTGAKFLNPFSKPK from the coding sequence GTGAGCTGGCTGCTGGACACAAATATTCTCAGTGAGATTCGCAAGGGGAATTGCTGCGATTCCGGAGTGCAGCAATGGTTTGCCGCTGCGGATGAGGAAGAGTTATTCGTCAGCGTTTTGGTGCTGGGGGAAATACGAAAAGGCATTGAACAAATCCGCCTGAGGGATTCCGCGCAAGCGCGATTGCTGGAAAAATGGCTGGCGACATTGAAGACCAAATTCGCCGAGCGCATTCTGCCGATTGATCAGGAGACGGCTGAGCAATGGGGCGGATTGGGCTTGCGACAGCCGGTTCCCGTGCTGGACAGCCTGTTGGCGGCGACGGCGCTGGTTCACGACTTGACCATCGTAAGCCGTGATGAAAGTGGATTCCGCAACACGGGCGCGAAATTTCTGAATCCATTTTCCAAGCCCAAATAG